The following is a genomic window from Rutidosis leptorrhynchoides isolate AG116_Rl617_1_P2 chromosome 8, CSIRO_AGI_Rlap_v1, whole genome shotgun sequence.
gccaccgggacccacaattcctataactaactaAACACATCCGTTAAATCCATGGTGAGTGCGGGTAACTAATGCGGGTAACTAAGccgtgcctatggttcattacgggtaactacgggtaatgagcgggtaatgacgGATAACTAACCCAAAAAGTTCGTATAGAGTTAAATAATTGTGTGAGCCTCCCTTAATCCAAAATCCTGGCTCCGCCCCTGCTGCTTCCTAAATATGTAGCTTAGATTTTGAGATGCAAAAACGATAATGAAAAGCAACTAGAGGGTCTAGAAATCCGGTCTTCAGGGATGAACTATAATCTAATTACCAAAAATCTGCTTCAAAAACCTGAAGATCACTACCATCTTAAAGAGGAACAAAATATTGTATACAATCTTAACTTCAGCAGGACGGAGACGTTGCCTATCAAGGAATACATTGGAGTCTATATTCGAAatatgtgaaatttctgaaaatgCATCAAACTTTTCCCAAAATTCTGTCATACACATTCAACTTTGAAAGTTTATATTGTATGTGTGAAACttttaatcattttttttttaacagcaactTGGGGTCACTCACGGGGGACTAGATCACCCATACGATCATCTCCTGCAGTTATATAACCGCCCCCAACTACTATCTTGGAGGAAAGAAACCGAGACCAATCCGAGGACATAAAACTTACAATCATTGCTATCGTATGTGTCCAATGACATCATTAACTATTACTTTTGCTGATGTGGCATCCTTATAAATTTCTGTCACCAAACCCTGTGCCAGATTCATGGTTTACACATTAAAATTTAaaagaattcataaaattaaattTTTGAATTAGAATGTTGTTAGTATTTGATCGATGTGGGCAGACACTAGAAACAGAAGTCGAAAATACATATGTTTCATACCCAAGAGGTCCTTGACAATGTCAATTTCTTCCTAAGAAATTATACCCGTCAACAATAGAATAAAATAGGGAGGAAAAAAGAGGGGTTTCTGTAAAATGGTATGTAAGATAATTGTCTGAAGTCGAACAAGTGtatattaaaaaggtacaaaatgatGTTACAAGTAAAATTAACCCATAACATTTTTCCCAAGATTTTTCGCCTAAGTACTCTTTGCATATCCACTTGTTTCGTTAGCAACTGTTTCCCACACATTAGCCATCTTCTCTGCATACCCTGCCTGTAATCATAACCACAATTTTCTAGTTTCATATAATTTGTACTCATGAGAAAAATCACATATCTAACGCTAAACCATTGAGTTGGCAAAACAAGTGGGGTTCAAAATAAAATATCTTTTTTTAGGGTTTCGCACAAATACTATTATGGCAAGGTTTTCTACAAGTTGTGTGTAAAAAATGCTTACCAAACCTATATTATCTCAAATATTATCCGAACGCTACCAACAGTGACTTTAAAGGTGCTATGCATTAATATAGAATTTGGGAGGCTTTCAACTAGTCTGGCCTATACAACGCAAGGTAGAAAAAGACGCGAGACGAAGACGAGTCGGTCAGAATCTTTGGGTAAGTCGAAacagggtcgagacggacgttgactaacattgacttttaaataaaaatatataaaatataaatatttcaaacattaatattttaaaaataaatgttTACAAATAAGATGATGTGGTGTTAGTTTACATAATACGGAGTATATCGGTTATTTATAATGTTTTTTATAAGTTTAAgtgtatttaatttatttatttatattcgaGGATAGTATGTAAGACGTTGCTTTTCTTGACAATTTTTTTTAGAAGTGCTAGGGATTTTTATTCACAGTAGAACAAAGCCAGACAAAACGTCAACTTTTGATTGACGTTGACCGACTTTGACTTGACTTTTTAGCAACGACCGTCTAATTACACGTTTATGGGCGaaacgggacgggctagtcaccaaaccgccGCATTGGCCGCCACAAACCGCCGTTTGCAACCATGATCTCGCGTGTTCTCTTATTAGCTACTGTAGTTTTCATTTAACATGACCAAATCAACAATTTATAAATAAACGGAATGAATAATCAAATCTACTATGTATACTTAATGAAGATGATCAAATGTACCTGGTTAACAACGAAACCTTTCAACATTCCAAAGAAATCATCATGCCTTTCTTTGTCTAGTCTCTCAAGCTCATTTTTATTATTCTCCTGCATAAGCATTCATAAGTGAATAATTATCAAGAAAATGTGCATCCATTATTAAGTATTCCTCAAAGAACAAGATCACTACAGTAACCAAATTACACAAAACAATAAATCGCAAATAACATAAAACAATAGTCTTGACAGTATCATCAGGGTAAAACAAATCAAAGCACTATTCAATTATTTTCCATTTAACTTAAACTAAGCTACTTAAACATTCTAGTTTATTCAGGTAGGATAAAACAATATTTTCCTAGGCTTATTTATTATAAACAGTACgaacataaaaatcataataaaGTCCTACATACAGTTGTCCGATTTATAAGAATTTTAACCATATTATCACAACTGATAGTTGATATAAAAATTTCAAATACAAGTAGAAAAAAAAAACTATTAAGTAAAAATCTTTACCCTTATGCGCTCATATTCTCTAACTGCACAGTTTTTAGCTTCATCAGTAACCCTCATTGTTTCTTTTAACTCCTCAATTTTTCGAACTCTAGACCTGTCACCACCAAATATTTTGGACGCAGCTGCTTCAAGTTTCTCAATCCTATTACTCAAATTCGCCAGCTCAGATAAAAGAGTCTgtacggttaataaagcatttgaccGATCTGCATACGCATTATTCACAGCTAACATCACTCCCAGGTATTCATGAAGCTTATCCTGCATTAAGTTAAGCCAGAAACAGATTTAATATTAACCGAGGCTGAAAGTATAAAACTAATACTGCAATAAACATGTGTGAAAGGACAGTAGATTACCAAATGTCTAACAGTTTGTGCGTTTAACTCCCGATACAATCTGCTGGCTTTAACAGATGAAGTAGCCACATTTTTCATATCTGCAACTCTTACTCTTTGAGATTCAAAGAAAGCTTCCTCTGACTCAAACTTCGTTAGTTTGACAAACGCCAGTCCTAACTGCCCCAACGTCTCTCCAATATCTTGCTGAGCTTTAACAAGCGATTCAGCCTGCAAGATAGTTACTTGTTAGTGTCTTAAACATTGCAGTAGCCAATAAGTAATAACTACATAAAATGAAAGATGAAAAACAACAAACCTGTTGAGACACATTACTCAACTCCATCTCAAAATCCTGCAACTTGTTCCTCTTCTCTAAAAACTCCTTATCCTCTTCCACAACTGGCGGTTTCGTACCACCCCAATCGTTCGTAACCGACTGTCTCAACTCCTTAAACATCCTCAACAAATCCCTCCCACCTTTCGCCGGCTGCGACACATCATTCGGATCCACAGCAGCAGACACAACAGACTCACCAAACAACTGCTTAGGCAACTTCACAGCTCCATCGAGCATTCTTGATGCCACGTCAGTCGTCTTCATCAAAGGCAATTTCCCCTGCACCTGCAAAAACACTCTCAATTCCTCACTTTTTCTAATCACAGGATGCAAAGCTAACTTCCTTAAATACTTTTCTAAAGCCATTCTTCTCTGTTCAACAAACTCCTGTTTTTGCATCACTTGACTCTCAACTACACTTTTATCAGGCCTTAACGGAATAAAATAACCACGGTACGAATCGGATAACCGGTCCGATAACGTCACGACGTCTTTAAAACGTCTCCGAACGCTAAACTCCGTTCCGTTAAACTCCGGTAAGTTCGTCCATGTCGTAATCAAGTACGTCATAAACGTATTTCCGCCAGGCACAAGCGAATTGTTTAGATCCTGATCTTTTTGCGGATCTGTAACAGAAATCTTCAAGTAATCGGAACTAGAAGACGGAGATGACGTCGACACACCGCCGTGACCGTTGATTTGCTTCCCGTGATCACCATCGAACGATCGGAATACTGCATCGGCGTAAGACGGTGGTTCAAGGAACGAATTCAACGAGTTAGGGTTTCGGTTAGGTGATGATGAAGATAATAGCGGATCATCATCGTCAGTCGTAGGTATTTCCGCAAAAGGCAACGGTGAAGATAATGGATGGTGATTATGCTGTTGATTACTGTCGCCGTTAGATCTAGATGACGGAATCTTTTCGTTGCCGTTGCCGTTACCGTTAACGTTATTGTTAGTATCATCATCGTTAAGAACAAGTGATTCCATTTCTTCAGGAGATGCATAGAGTCGGGCTTCTTCAATGCCCTGATTTTCGAATCCCATCATCGATTAATCTTATTGTTTAAGCGACTTGATAAAATTACAGATCAGAAgattaaattgaaattaaaaattggcTGAATTGAGGTGCAGTATCACATGTTGAATTGAGATTAAGGATTTGGATTTCAGTTTGCCGGTGACGGAGATCAGTGACGGAGACGGTGGTTGTTCCCGTAGTACACACTTTACGTGGTATGGATTTGGTTGTCTGGTCTATTCtcttttttcttttctattttaatttaaattaaataaatttatttaattatttaatgatAGTTTAGATTATtatttaatactccgtaatattaagatattaaatttatttttatttgacGTGTACGTGTTGCCAAGTAGATTAGTAAAGATGGGCCCACTCAACTTTGTGTTGCCACGTGAACAACGACAATGTTGGTTAAGAAAACATTTGGAAAAGAGTACCAGAAGTTTATTAACATTTGTGATCTTAATAGACATGAAGTTTTATCAATATCTTTTACCTTTCCAAATTATAAAACTGAACAAGCATCTTTTATATTTGATCGAGTTTTGTGAATTTTCATATGATATAAAACTGCTCAAAAATTGAAACATTTTCTATAGGTAACCAGAGTTTAATAATCAAACATATATCTCTAAGTATGACGAAACACTAAATATATGGCCCGTAGTTATTCAACACAAGATTTGGTTTGTTCCAAGTTATATGCAAGTTGTGCATACCCCATACCCCACACTtgtgggattgggttttgttgttgttgttgttgtgcatacTACATAGAGCTCTATATTTGTTGAACTTGATGTTTGTACATTGCAAATCGGTTTATGAAGTTTATTAATAGAATCTGAAAACAAGTTATTTAGATactaaggtgttgtttgtttttgtcATTGAAGACCTTATTATGTATTATGTCTGCAGGCGGGCAAACGTTTTAACTTCAGACGGTTTGTTTTTTCGAAGACATAAGCTAAAAAAAGATCTTCATATGTCTGCAAATAAGAAGACCCAAAACATTGCTTCTCACTTTGGAAGACATTCTAACCTAATTTCTTTTCATTAATCTCACCTGCCTCTCCCTCTCCAAACCTTCCCGCCTACAAGATTAAAGCCACCCACCTCTGCCCACTGCACTACCACTTCCGGCTGCCCCACTACCACCTCCGGCCGCCGCACTACCTCCGGCTCCATCACATCAGTCTCAATACCTGTATATTTCTCTTAATTTTATGTTGGATAGCTCTGTAGTTGTTATTTAGGATTGTTTCAATAAAAGTTAATCAAAAGTTGTAGATTATTCACCTACTGTTGTGTAGTAGCTCGTAATTTGTAAACAAATATTTTGGTACATTATTGCTTAATAAATCAAATATATGAACAACCTACACTGATGTAGtaccatcaaaaaaaaaaaaaaaaaaaaaaaaaaaaaaaaactattacggAGTATAATGTAAAAAGAGAAGATAAGCTAGCTCACATTCATACATTTTCAGTTTCGATCCTAAAAAAGTTAATTTTATCTGTCATATAGAGAATAATGTTGCATTTTTGTTAAAAgtatgataaatgataatgataatttgtaAAACAATTAAAcattttaattttattatattagaGGTATATTTTACCAGTCGTCGTATAAAAACAAATTGAAGAAACGAGAACAAAATATAGCGAAAGTGACAAATAAATAAAAGTAGAAACAAGAGATGGTATATGAAGAAAAAATAATGTTTCCATGGAAATCATATTTGTGAAAAATAATGAAATTGAATTTTGCAGATAAAAAAACAAACAGTCTTATATCTTCATTTTGCAGACTTCGGGACCACTTCTTTTTGACAGACAGTTTCAGACATCAGAtataaaacatcttaaaaaacaaacagcacctaagAGCACCAGGTGCCTGGCGTCCCCCTCCTCACCGTCCCTCCAAAATCGACACCGGGAGCTCGTCGCCCGACACCGCTTCGACGTCGTCCCCACCGTCGAAGACCACTGTCGCGAGGCCGACGGTGTAATTTTCActgggttttttttttttgattttttttctcaaatccgaatttttttttctttttttctttttttattatttgtgaggtttttttttttttttttttttttgttctttgtGAGGGTCTTGTAGGTTGGAGGCCGGAGAGATGAAGACATGTAGGTGAGAAGGTGAGaggtgtagttttttttttttttttttttttttttggttttttgatttgtttttcatttaataaatatataataaaagagTTTAAAAAATAATAGAAAATAGAAAATGGACACTGAAAATGGACATTGTGGACACCTCCACTCATAACACTGTTAGTCAATTTCGGCTTCCATTTTCGACACTGAAAATGGACACAGAAATGGACTACGGACACCCTGTGCTCTAAGAAAATGCACATTGTCAATCAAATATATTGTTCTTACGCATTTTTACAGTTTTTTTTGGATTAAAACTATAAACCGGTcatacattttcatttttattCTTGTATAGGATATATATCCGAAAAATACTAGTGAATATTACTGTTTACTTGTCATTATAATCGAAATATATAAAGTTTTGACCTCATAAAGTTTTGTCGTGCTTACATGGCCATAACATGGCGAATACGTGACATTTATATGGAATTTTATTTGTGGAGAATTAAGTTACTGATATTTTCTAAAATTTTATATAGTTTCATTTCGGACACTTTTAATGGGACAAAATGATGTTttttataaagttgaaaaaatgaaagttaaaattcaaaattttcttttaataaagtttttttttttttttttttttttgccgaaaAAACGGAAGAACTTTATAACACGAACGAAGGTTCATCAATAATGAAACCTCCTTCAAACTTACAACCAAGAAACCCGAGCATTAATTAAACAAACCTATACAAAGCTCGCAAAACTAACAAAGAAATCTAAAGGACAACGACATAACACTAAAACGAAGAAAATGAGAATCAATTTACCCGGCAACCGGTAGATTGAGATTCATATTCGTCAAAAACAAAAAGAAGCCCCCGACATCCTAACACTAAAGCAAAACACAACACCTAAGCGTCTTTAATAAAGTCACCGAACACCTCCAACTCCTCAACATgagtcaatttttttttttcgactctCGGTTTTTTAGCAAACGCCGAATCGGGTGGTGGATCGCCAGAGTTAACAATGACCCCTTTTTGAACGCCTTCCATATTGTCCATTAGTTCATTGAAATCCGCATAATGATCGGGAACAAAAGGTTTTTTACCAACGGACTTATCAAATTTAGAGGCAAGGGATTGAAAACTACTTGGACCCTTACCCAAATCAACCATCGATCCATTCACTTTGGCTTCACTCGGCCCAGCAGAGGAAGAGCCTGCTAACTCAGGCCCAGAATCTGTGTCACCAAAAAAATCCCTAGCATTACCAGAACGATTAACATCTTCATTCACATACGCTACTTTCGACGCAATCGCAGGAGCCAAAACATCAGAATCATCATCGAGTTCATCTACGGAATCGAAAATTGGAAGCATACAATCAATAGCTGATATCTTCACCTGATTCGAAATCTCAGGGGTCGAAACACCACCCACCGAAGTTGGGATACGAACAGAGCCAATGAACAAATCATTTGACAACGGAGTGCTCGAATTCGGAACAAAATCATTCACGTCAACAGCGGTCTCAGAAGAATTGCGAGCCAAACAATTGAAACTAATGTTGTTTCTGCCACAAAACTTCCATTATTTTAGACAATTCTTCTCGCACGATTGACCGACACAAGGGAACTCCTTCTCAACAACCTTGGAAGCAGTAGCATTAATATTACCCATAGCTTGCTTTACCTTCTCAGAACCACTAACGAAATTAATAGGATAATTAGAATCAATGATCGATGGCACAATTGAAGGTAAAACATTCCCTTCGCAAACGACACGGTTTGAATTGATCAAATCCAACGAAGGACAATCATCACAAAAAATACGATCACACTCGTTCAAAGGAATTTCATTAACACTGATGAAAAAGGATTCCAAACCCAAATTGTTTTTGACATCTTTGGTCACATCGACAATCAAGGAAGGGCAATTCAACTCGATAAAAACAAAAGCTTCCCCGATTTGCTTGAGGTCAGAAGACAAGTTAGCAACATGAATAACCTTGCCAAAACCCGCAGCTAGTTCCCGAATATTCTCTTCCGAATAGAATTGTGCCGGAATGCCGGATATATTGATCCAAGTAAACCGAAAAAAACGATCAACACGGGATGAAAAAGGACCGATATAAACCAACTCGTCCTTTACAGGATGATCACCACAAAGACACTCCAAACTAGACTCATCAGCACACATGACCACGAACCCAAAAGAACCCCATTTAAAAACCCGACTAGCGAGAACCCCTCTACGAGTCAAGCAACGCGATAATTTGAGATTTGTAAACGGCTTGTGGTCCACGACCAACACGCACAAACGTAACTTGCTCAGAATATCAAAGTTAAGGTTCAAATTAACCCTTAAAACATTGGATCTAGCCCGAATCGAAAGATTAGAGGAAGACCCAAATGATTTGTTGCGAATGGCTTTACCCACAAAAATTTTCTTACCAGACAATGTAGAACCATTCATCGTACCAATGGCAGCCTCAGCAACAGAACCAGAATCATACTTCACGAAAGCTTACCTACGATCTGGCCATGACTTAACTTCATTGATGAAACCGCATGAACCAAAAGCCTCTTGAAAAGCAGCCTTATCGAACCCCAACGGCAACCTACCAACGAAAATAACACCAAAGGTATCATCACTGGAACATGGCGGGCAAGGTGGCTGAAGGTGATCAGTAACCGGCGGGACACCGGAGACAGAGGGACCACCAAAAGAGTTCAATAAAGAAGTGAAAGTGATAGGTTCATGAGAAGGATAAATGGGTCTTGAAGGTGCACCAGTAGCCGGATCCAAAGGAGGAGGGGGTGGTAAGGTGACGGGATGATGTGAAGGaagtggttgtggtggtggtggtggtgaaggtGGAGGTGGTGGTGGAGGAAGTGGTGGTGAAAGTGGTGGAAATTATTGATTATTTTGAATTTCAAAAGGGTGGGGTTGGTGGGGAAAAGTTTGGCTAGAGGGCATTTTCAAAAGTTAATCCCACGTAACTCTTTTTaaatgtatttttttttcttttaataaagTTGACA
Proteins encoded in this region:
- the LOC139861315 gene encoding sorting nexin 2A-like, translated to MMGFENQGIEEARLYASPEEMESLVLNDDDTNNNVNGNGNGNEKIPSSRSNGDSNQQHNHHPLSSPLPFAEIPTTDDDDPLLSSSSPNRNPNSLNSFLEPPSYADAVFRSFDGDHGKQINGHGGVSTSSPSSSSDYLKISVTDPQKDQDLNNSLVPGGNTFMTYLITTWTNLPEFNGTEFSVRRRFKDVVTLSDRLSDSYRGYFIPLRPDKSVVESQVMQKQEFVEQRRMALEKYLRKLALHPVIRKSEELRVFLQVQGKLPLMKTTDVASRMLDGAVKLPKQLFGESVVSAAVDPNDVSQPAKGGRDLLRMFKELRQSVTNDWGGTKPPVVEEDKEFLEKRNKLQDFEMELSNVSQQAESLVKAQQDIGETLGQLGLAFVKLTKFESEEAFFESQRVRVADMKNVATSSVKASRLYRELNAQTVRHLDKLHEYLGVMLAVNNAYADRSNALLTVQTLLSELANLSNRIEKLEAAASKIFGGDRSRVRKIEELKETMRVTDEAKNCAVREYERIRENNKNELERLDKERHDDFFGMLKGFVVNQAGYAEKMANVWETVANETSGYAKST